The following coding sequences are from one Sphingobium sp. Cam5-1 window:
- the gspJ gene encoding type II secretion system minor pseudopilin GspJ, producing MARAYGERHAQAGFTLIELLVALMIFAMLAAAGVLLLGNSVSAQAQVKARLDDMAAVQRAGGALAADLGQAVPRISRTETGTLAPAFWSHPEGEAVPVMQFVRGGWDNLGDLPRPSLQKVEYWVRQGRLERRTYAQVDGAAGDEPATLLDHVDDVALRFRDAQGEWRGEWIPTQPDLMPRAVEMTITRTGEPPVTLRFLVGPGPAEKLEGEMAGA from the coding sequence ATGGCGCGCGCATACGGGGAAAGGCATGCGCAGGCGGGCTTCACGCTGATCGAATTGCTCGTCGCGTTGATGATTTTTGCGATGCTGGCGGCGGCGGGTGTGCTCTTGCTGGGGAATAGCGTGTCGGCGCAGGCGCAGGTCAAGGCGCGGCTGGATGACATGGCGGCCGTGCAGCGAGCAGGTGGCGCGCTGGCTGCCGATCTTGGGCAGGCGGTGCCGCGCATCAGCCGCACGGAGACGGGGACGCTGGCGCCAGCATTCTGGTCGCATCCTGAGGGTGAGGCCGTGCCGGTGATGCAGTTCGTGCGGGGCGGCTGGGACAATCTGGGCGATTTGCCAAGGCCCTCGCTCCAGAAGGTGGAATATTGGGTGCGGCAGGGTAGGCTGGAGCGGCGGACCTATGCGCAGGTGGATGGCGCGGCGGGTGATGAGCCAGCTACCCTGCTGGACCATGTCGATGATGTCGCGCTGCGCTTTCGGGATGCGCAGGGGGAGTGGCGTGGCGAGTGGATACCGACGCAGCCCGACCTGATGCCGCGCGCAGTTGAGATGACGATCACGCGCACGGGGGAGCCGCCCGTGACGCTGCGCTTCCTGGTGGGGCCGGGGCCTGCGGAGAAGCTGGAAGGGGAGATGGCCGGTGCCTGA
- the gspK gene encoding type II secretion system minor pseudopilin GspK has translation MPDPGKKGERGAALLTVLLLVAVMAVVASTALERLALATRMTGNSGAVDQARAFADAGAEMARLRIGDLVAANPGKTTLAGNWMGTPQPVAVPGGVASARVSDAGNCFNLNSVVAGENESNLKVRPVGVSQFQALLQALGVDARQAQVAAASLADWIDSDSVPQPGGAEDEVYAQAARPYRTANRFMVDASELRAVHGVTPAIYDLARPWVCALPTADLSPINVNTLLPDQAVLFAMLLQGQVSVAQARQYLAQRPAEGYGSTVQFWAPLAAQGINPLEEAANQVKLTTGFFGVDVTVDVGGTQVVERALIDARQNPARLIRRSWGTGA, from the coding sequence GTGCCTGATCCCGGGAAAAAGGGCGAGCGGGGTGCGGCGTTGCTGACCGTATTGCTGCTGGTCGCGGTGATGGCGGTGGTTGCTTCCACGGCGCTGGAGCGGCTGGCGCTGGCGACGCGGATGACGGGCAATAGCGGCGCGGTGGATCAGGCGCGAGCCTTTGCCGATGCCGGGGCGGAGATGGCGCGGCTGCGGATCGGTGATCTGGTCGCGGCCAATCCGGGCAAGACGACGCTGGCGGGAAACTGGATGGGGACGCCGCAGCCGGTCGCTGTTCCCGGTGGTGTGGCGAGTGCACGGGTGAGCGATGCGGGGAACTGCTTCAACCTCAACAGCGTGGTGGCTGGCGAGAATGAGTCCAATTTGAAGGTGCGGCCGGTTGGGGTTTCGCAATTTCAGGCGCTGTTGCAGGCGCTGGGCGTCGATGCGCGGCAGGCGCAGGTGGCGGCGGCGTCTCTGGCCGACTGGATCGACAGCGATAGCGTGCCGCAGCCCGGCGGGGCGGAGGATGAGGTCTATGCGCAGGCGGCGCGGCCCTATCGTACGGCAAATCGCTTCATGGTGGATGCGAGTGAGTTGCGCGCGGTCCATGGCGTGACGCCCGCCATTTATGATCTGGCGCGGCCGTGGGTTTGTGCGCTGCCGACCGCGGATTTGTCGCCGATCAACGTCAACACGCTGCTGCCCGATCAGGCGGTGCTGTTCGCGATGCTGTTGCAGGGGCAGGTCAGCGTGGCGCAGGCACGGCAATATCTGGCGCAGCGGCCCGCCGAGGGTTACGGCAGCACGGTGCAATTCTGGGCGCCGCTTGCTGCCCAAGGTATCAATCCGCTTGAGGAAGCGGCCAATCAGGTCAAGTTGACCACAGGATTTTTCGGGGTGGACGTGACGGTGGACGTTGGGGGAACGCAGGTGGTGGAGCGGGCGCTGATCGATGCCCGGCAGAACCCGGCGAGGTTGATCCGCCGTAGCTGGGGGACCGGCGCGTGA
- the gspI gene encoding type II secretion system minor pseudopilin GspI, which yields MGEAGFTLLEMLVALAVFSLAALALVRLQGVTLRTAADLDSKALGQIVARNLMVEVQTDPAPPSLGSEEGDVDNGGRRWHWKRAVKATNDKRLLQVDLTVNGQTGALPVVLSFVRVVQ from the coding sequence ATAGGTGAAGCGGGCTTTACGCTGTTGGAGATGCTGGTCGCGTTGGCCGTGTTCAGTCTGGCTGCGCTGGCGCTGGTGCGGTTGCAGGGGGTGACGTTGCGGACGGCGGCGGATCTCGACAGCAAGGCGCTGGGGCAGATTGTCGCGCGTAACCTGATGGTGGAGGTGCAGACCGATCCTGCACCGCCTTCGCTGGGCAGCGAAGAGGGCGATGTCGATAATGGCGGGCGGCGCTGGCACTGGAAGCGGGCGGTCAAAGCTACGAACGACAAGCGGTTGTTGCAGGTTGATCTGACGGTGAATGGGCAGACTGGGGCTTTGCCGGTTGTGTTGAGCTTTGTGCGGGTGGTGCAGTGA
- the gspL gene encoding type II secretion system protein GspL, translating to MSVRDGLIVALLEEGEPLWMRVVDGAVAQSGRGANWLAACGLTALPADTVVMLVPPAAMVTLHWAAYPELAPRQGRAAARLAALAGGIVPADQLFAAADENDDPARPHVVAVAARSDMQHWLLWAQHHGLDPDIIVPAHLLLPEPVEGFVRGALDGEAVLRGSGVAFGGDLASVLAADAAIEDVPADLLQARAVEALELPPLDLRQGDFARRVRRVADKAVLRRILLWSGLILLISLLISLTVMVRQHVAARGLDAESLALARQVVPGASDLTQAEAEIERQLAARGAGAYAFTAPVAGLLSALQEAPGVSMTALSRDPDGMIRATLAAAKVEEINTVLLALQSAGFTITATPSQDPGGRALADITVRS from the coding sequence GTGAGCGTGCGTGATGGATTGATCGTGGCGCTGCTTGAAGAGGGCGAGCCGCTGTGGATGCGCGTTGTCGATGGCGCTGTGGCGCAGAGCGGCAGGGGGGCAAACTGGCTGGCCGCTTGTGGCCTGACGGCGTTGCCTGCCGATACGGTGGTGATGCTGGTGCCGCCTGCTGCGATGGTGACGTTGCACTGGGCGGCCTATCCTGAGCTGGCGCCCCGGCAGGGGAGGGCGGCGGCGCGGCTGGCGGCGCTGGCGGGCGGGATCGTGCCTGCTGATCAGCTGTTTGCGGCGGCTGATGAGAATGATGATCCGGCGCGGCCGCATGTGGTCGCTGTCGCTGCAAGGAGTGACATGCAGCATTGGCTGCTCTGGGCGCAGCATCATGGGTTGGACCCGGATATTATCGTGCCTGCGCATTTGTTGCTGCCGGAGCCTGTTGAGGGTTTCGTGCGTGGCGCGCTGGATGGCGAGGCGGTGTTGCGAGGGAGTGGCGTTGCTTTTGGCGGCGATCTGGCTTCGGTGCTGGCGGCCGATGCGGCGATCGAGGATGTGCCCGCCGATCTGTTGCAGGCGAGGGCCGTCGAGGCGCTGGAGCTGCCTCCGCTGGACCTGCGGCAGGGCGACTTTGCCAGGCGCGTGCGGCGGGTGGCGGACAAGGCGGTGCTTCGGCGGATCCTGCTGTGGAGCGGGTTGATTTTGCTGATCAGCCTGCTGATTTCGCTGACTGTGATGGTACGACAGCATGTGGCGGCGCGGGGCCTGGATGCGGAGAGCCTGGCGCTGGCGCGGCAGGTGGTGCCGGGTGCGAGTGACTTGACGCAGGCAGAAGCCGAAATTGAGCGGCAGTTGGCAGCGCGGGGAGCGGGCGCCTATGCCTTTACGGCGCCGGTTGCGGGCTTGCTGAGCGCCTTGCAGGAGGCGCCGGGCGTGTCGATGACGGCGCTGTCGCGTGATCCCGACGGGATGATCCGGGCGACACTGGCGGCGGCAAAGGTGGAAGAGATCAACACTGTGTTGCTGGCGTTGCAGAGCGCGGGCTTCACCATCACGGCGACCCCTTCCCAAGACCCCGGCGGGCGGGCGCTGGCTGACATTACGGTGCGATCATGA
- the gspM gene encoding type II secretion system protein GspM: MMDAVKTMWGERSPREQWMLGVMFALLAVVLLWLGVVGPLASAQRSAREGLLAATDRNAAMRAKVKLLKALPRGVATSSGMAIDQLVSQSAGEAGLTLERAEAQGAARIEIAMASVRPVALFSWLAALEAQGVRVETMSARPSPTAGSVSVQAVLVRGAGQ; the protein is encoded by the coding sequence ATGATGGATGCGGTGAAGACGATGTGGGGCGAAAGGTCGCCGCGCGAGCAATGGATGCTGGGCGTGATGTTCGCGCTGCTGGCGGTGGTGCTGCTGTGGCTGGGCGTGGTGGGGCCGTTGGCTTCGGCGCAGCGATCAGCGCGTGAGGGGCTGCTCGCCGCGACCGATCGCAATGCGGCGATGCGGGCGAAGGTGAAGTTGCTCAAGGCATTGCCGCGAGGGGTTGCGACGAGTTCCGGGATGGCGATCGATCAACTGGTGAGCCAGAGCGCGGGCGAGGCTGGGCTGACGCTGGAGCGGGCGGAGGCGCAGGGCGCGGCGCGGATCGAGATTGCGATGGCGTCGGTGCGGCCGGTGGCGCTCTTTTCGTGGCTGGCGGCGCTGGAGGCGCAGGGCGTCCGCGTGGAGACGATGAGCGCGCGGCCGTCGCCGACGGCGGGCAGCGTTTCGGTGCAGGCGGTGTTGGTGCGAGGGGCGGGGCAATGA